The genomic segment GTCCGTCGGTGGCGAAGAACGCGTCGGGCAGCGCGACCCGCCGCACCACCGAGCACGAGACGTCACCCTCGTTCCACTGGTCACCGGCCAGCTCGCCGACCATCGACAGGTAGCCGCGGACGATCACAGCCAGGCCGTTGACCCGCTCCGACGAGCGCGTGTTCATCTTGTGCGGCATCGCCGACGAGCCGACCTGGCCCGACTTGAAGCCCTCGGTCACCAGTTCCTGGCCGACCATCAGGCGGATCGTGGTGGCCAGCGACGACGGCCCCGCGACGATCTGGGCCAGCGCCGACACGACGTCGAAGTCGAGCGAGCGCGGATAGACCTGGCCGACGCTGCTCAGCACCCGCTCGAAGCCGAGGTGGCCGGCGACCCGATGCTCCAGCGCGGCCAGCGCCTCGAAGTCACCGTCGAGCAGGTCGAGCTGGTCGGCGGCGGTGCCGACCGGGCCCTTGATGCCCCGCAGCGGGTAGCGCGCGATCAGGTCGTCGAGTCGCTCGTACGCGATCAGTAGTTCCTCGGCGGCCGAGGCGAACCGCTTGCCCAGCGTGGTGGCCTGGGCTGCGACATTGTGCGAGCGGCCGGTCAGGACCAGGTCGGAGTATTCGACCGCGCGCTCGGTGAGCCGGGCCAGCGTGGCGATCACGCGCCCCCGGATCAGCTCGAGCGAGGCCTTGACCTGCAGCTGCTCGACGTTCTCGGTGAGGTCGCGCGAGGTCATTCCCTTGTGGATCTGCTCGAAGCCGGCTAGGGCACTGAACTCCTCGATGCGCGCCTTGACGTCGTGCCGGGTGACGCGCTCGCGGGCCGCGATCGACTCCAGGTCGACCTGGTCGAGCACCGACTCGTACGCCTCCACGGCGCCGGACGGCACGGCCACGCCGAGATCGCGCTGGGCCCGGAGGACGGCCAGCCAGAGGCGGCGCTCCATCCGGATCTTCTCCTCCGGGGACCACAGGGCGACGAGGTCGGCGGAGGCGTAACGGGCGGCTAGGACGTTCGGGATGGTCACGCGACTGATTCTTTCACGGTGCCCGACGACGGTTCGGGCAGCTTGTGCGGCAGGGTACGGACACCCCGGCTGATCAACATGCCGGCGACCGCGAGGGTGATCAGCACGGCCGCACCGATCAGGGTGGCCCGGACCCCGGCCACGTGGGA from the Paractinoplanes abujensis genome contains:
- the purB gene encoding adenylosuccinate lyase; the encoded protein is MTIPNVLAARYASADLVALWSPEEKIRMERRLWLAVLRAQRDLGVAVPSGAVEAYESVLDQVDLESIAARERVTRHDVKARIEEFSALAGFEQIHKGMTSRDLTENVEQLQVKASLELIRGRVIATLARLTERAVEYSDLVLTGRSHNVAAQATTLGKRFASAAEELLIAYERLDDLIARYPLRGIKGPVGTAADQLDLLDGDFEALAALEHRVAGHLGFERVLSSVGQVYPRSLDFDVVSALAQIVAGPSSLATTIRLMVGQELVTEGFKSGQVGSSAMPHKMNTRSSERVNGLAVIVRGYLSMVGELAGDQWNEGDVSCSVVRRVALPDAFFATDGLFQTFLTVLDEFGAYPAVIARELDRFLPFLATTKILVAAVRKGVGREVAHEVIKEHAVAVALAMREKGAAVNDLFDRLATDGRLKLTRAEIDTLVADRAAFVGAAPTQVRSVADRVATIVAAHPEAAKYAPAPIL